In a single window of the Acidobacteriota bacterium genome:
- a CDS encoding immunity protein 32 yields the protein MEDSRKKSHADEKRLLAFVVSEEHNVLHVHVDKEGIDILMRSLERLKKDLEKGECEHEHLMSEEWGGWELSVSDQTNKEKGKPVHQVNIYGWTDEWAEKNGFDRN from the coding sequence ATGGAAGATTCAAGAAAAAAGTCACACGCGGATGAAAAGCGACTCCTAGCATTCGTTGTGTCCGAGGAACACAACGTACTGCATGTCCACGTCGATAAAGAAGGAATCGACATACTTATGCGTTCGCTCGAAAGGCTGAAGAAAGACCTTGAAAAAGGGGAATGTGAACACGAACACCTTATGTCCGAAGAATGGGGTGGTTGGGAACTCAGTGTCTCGGATCAGACTAACAAAGAGAAGGGTAAGCCGGTTCACCAGGTGAATATTTACGGCTGGACCGATGAATGGGCAGAAAAGAACGGTTTTGATAGAAATTAG
- a CDS encoding type II toxin-antitoxin system RelE/ParE family toxin codes for MKIRFLSAANQDVRSVLDYYLLKAGASVATDFHEALEEIIERIRRSPNSFPLIDDLRRRALLKRFPYQVIYRVEAEDALLIIGVRHDKQNQNFGLDR; via the coding sequence ATGAAGATACGATTTCTCTCTGCTGCGAATCAGGATGTTCGTAGCGTCTTGGACTACTATCTTCTAAAGGCAGGTGCGAGTGTCGCGACGGATTTTCACGAAGCCTTGGAGGAAATTATCGAGCGAATACGGCGGTCTCCAAATTCGTTCCCCCTGATCGATGACCTGCGGCGCAGGGCGTTACTCAAGAGATTCCCATACCAAGTGATTTATCGAGTTGAGGCTGAAGATGCCCTCCTGATCATCGGTGTCCGCCACGATAAACAAAATCAGAACTTTGGCCTCGATCGGTAG
- the tdh gene encoding L-threonine 3-dehydrogenase, producing the protein MKAIVKSRAEQGLWIEDVPEPEMGINDVMIRVKRGGICGTDLHIYNWDEWAQSTIKVPTTIGHEFVGEIVEVGSNVVDFAVGDIVSVEGHLVCGRCRHCMAGRRALCANTRGVGVNTNGGFAEFIAVPHTNIWKHKPGIDLDVAAIFDPFGNAVHTALEFEVFGEDVLITGAGPIGIIAAAVAKHAGARNIVITDVNPFRLELAERMGHVTKAVNVSKTSIKDVQKELGMKEGFDVGMEMSGVPAAFKDMLANMFHGGKIAFLGIPAEQFAIDWKTVIFNMITIKGIYGRQMYETWYQMSNLLDAGVDISPVVTHRYSYKDFEKGFEAILEGNCGKVVLDFEEM; encoded by the coding sequence ATGAAAGCCATCGTAAAAAGCAGAGCAGAACAGGGCTTGTGGATCGAAGATGTACCCGAGCCCGAGATGGGCATTAACGACGTAATGATCCGCGTCAAACGCGGCGGTATTTGCGGCACGGATCTGCACATTTATAACTGGGATGAGTGGGCTCAGAGCACGATCAAGGTTCCGACAACGATCGGCCACGAATTTGTCGGCGAGATCGTCGAAGTCGGCTCGAACGTTGTAGATTTCGCCGTTGGCGATATCGTCAGCGTCGAGGGCCATCTCGTCTGTGGCCGTTGCCGGCATTGCATGGCAGGCCGGCGTGCGCTGTGCGCGAACACGCGTGGTGTCGGAGTGAACACCAATGGCGGATTTGCCGAATTCATCGCGGTCCCGCATACCAACATCTGGAAACACAAACCGGGCATCGATCTTGATGTCGCGGCGATCTTTGATCCTTTCGGTAACGCCGTCCACACCGCTCTTGAGTTTGAGGTTTTCGGCGAGGACGTGCTGATAACCGGTGCCGGCCCGATCGGGATCATTGCCGCCGCCGTCGCGAAACACGCCGGTGCTCGGAATATCGTCATTACGGACGTCAATCCGTTTCGCTTAGAGCTCGCTGAAAGAATGGGCCACGTCACCAAAGCCGTCAATGTCAGCAAGACCTCGATCAAAGACGTTCAAAAAGAGCTCGGAATGAAGGAAGGTTTTGACGTCGGGATGGAAATGTCCGGCGTGCCCGCGGCATTCAAAGACATGCTCGCGAATATGTTCCACGGCGGCAAGATCGCCTTCCTCGGCATCCCCGCCGAGCAGTTCGCCATCGACTGGAAAACCGTCATCTTCAACATGATCACGATCAAAGGCATCTACGGCCGCCAGATGTATGAAACCTGGTACCAAATGTCCAACCTCCTAGACGCCGGCGTCGACATCTCCCCCGTCGTCACCCACCGGTATTCCTACAAAGACTTCGAAAAAGGCTTCGAAGCGATCCTCGAAGGCAACTGCGGCAAGGTCGTTTTAGATTTCGAGGAGATGTGA
- the pheS gene encoding phenylalanine--tRNA ligase subunit alpha: MSDQVSGITVEDLRRSTLAELERFTVLSLDKASADDVAVLSNDLQEQKIRHTGKKSALAAVKKEIGKVPPDDRPAFAQSVQTLEREIADILLSAEKQLQEKQTEIAIEKERLDVTLPGRAPRLGRAHPITILRHRIEDIFVSMGYAIEDDREIETDYYNFDALNIPEGHPARESQDTFYTTEGFALRSQTSTVQIRAMERRGVPIRIIAPGKVFRRDTPDMTHVPMFHQIEGLCVDKGITMAHLKGIVTEWLKRLFGEDTVTRFRPSYFPFTEPSAEFDFSCFVCHGSGKTEGGRCRPCKGSGWIELGGSGMVHPNVLKAVGVDPSVYSGFAFGFGLERMAAMMFNIDDIRHMFENDVRFLEQFR; this comes from the coding sequence ATGTCTGACCAAGTTTCAGGAATAACAGTAGAGGATCTGCGACGTTCGACCCTTGCCGAGCTGGAACGATTTACTGTTCTTTCGCTCGATAAAGCATCCGCAGACGACGTGGCTGTTTTGTCGAATGACCTGCAGGAACAGAAGATCCGGCATACGGGAAAAAAGTCCGCGCTTGCGGCCGTTAAGAAAGAGATCGGTAAGGTGCCGCCCGATGACAGGCCCGCGTTCGCTCAGTCGGTTCAGACTCTTGAGCGTGAGATCGCTGACATCCTTCTATCAGCCGAAAAGCAGCTCCAGGAAAAGCAAACAGAGATCGCCATTGAAAAGGAGCGTCTGGATGTTACGCTGCCCGGCCGGGCGCCGCGTCTTGGACGTGCCCATCCGATCACCATACTTCGCCACCGGATCGAGGACATCTTCGTTTCCATGGGATATGCGATCGAGGACGACCGCGAGATCGAGACGGACTATTACAACTTTGACGCATTGAACATCCCGGAAGGCCATCCGGCCCGCGAATCCCAAGATACGTTCTACACGACCGAGGGATTTGCCCTTCGTTCGCAAACCTCGACCGTACAGATACGTGCAATGGAACGCCGCGGCGTACCGATCCGCATCATCGCACCGGGAAAGGTATTTCGCCGCGATACGCCGGACATGACCCACGTGCCGATGTTCCACCAGATCGAAGGCCTTTGCGTGGATAAGGGCATCACAATGGCTCACCTCAAAGGCATAGTGACGGAGTGGCTGAAGCGGCTTTTCGGCGAAGACACGGTAACGCGTTTTCGCCCGTCGTACTTCCCTTTCACTGAACCGTCGGCAGAGTTCGATTTTTCGTGCTTTGTCTGCCACGGATCCGGTAAAACCGAAGGCGGCCGCTGCCGGCCGTGTAAAGGCTCGGGCTGGATCGAGCTCGGAGGTTCGGGAATGGTGCATCCGAACGTGCTGAAAGCGGTCGGCGTCGATCCGAGCGTCTATTCTGGCTTCGCATTTGGTTTCGGCTTGGAACGCATGGCCGCGATGATGTTCAATATCGACGACATCCGGCATATGTTCGAAAATGACGTGCGGTTTTTGGAGCAGTTCAGATGA